Below is a window of Impatiens glandulifera chromosome 2, dImpGla2.1, whole genome shotgun sequence DNA.
CATCGCCAAAGCATCCGCTAGAGGAAGAAAAGACATCCAAACAAACAACCCAAGACTCTGAATCTTCCGCAGCCAAAGAATCCACGTTACTTGTCCCACAAGAAACTACAAAGCCAGCAATTTCTTCACCGGATATCCTAAACCCTACCCCGACGTCGGATGAGTCTTCGATCTCCGTATCCGATCTCGCacaaaaaacaaaatcttttaCAACCAAAGAACCCGCATTACTTGTTCCACAAGAAACCAAAAACCCGACAAATTCTTCACAGGAGACACTAAACCCTAAGTCTTCAATCTCCACATCCAACATTGCACAAAAACCGGAATCTTCTACAACCAAAGAACCTGCCTTACTTGTTCCACAAGAAACCACAAACCCGTCAACTAATTCTTCACCGGATACCCTAAACCCTAAGTCTTCAATCTCCACATCGGACGTTGCACAAAAATCGGAATCTTCTACAACCAAAGAACCTGCGTTACTTGTTCCACAAGAAACCAGAAACCCACCAACTTCTTCACCGGATACCATAAACCCTAAGTCTTCAATCTCCACATCTTCTACAACCAAAGAACCCATGTTACTTGTCCCACAAGAAACTACAAACCCGAAAACTTCTTCACCAAAGTCGGAGACAAAAACAACACAACCAAAACCCGAGCCAGAGACAATAACAAAAACGGAAAAGTTGCCACAAGAAGCCGACAAAACATTAGTAGCTGCAACACATGATATAATCAAGATCGTGCGGGAATCAAATCATAAGATAACTTCAACCAACGGCGGTGGAGATCGAATACATCCCATGAAAAACGAAATAAAAGAGGATAACAATTCTAGCCTCGTCAAGAAATCTGGTCTAGACAATCCAAAGTATCCAATAGAAGGAAAACAAGTAACCGTCATAACCTTAGCCGGGGAAAACAGAGGTGCATCAATGCAACTCGGTTCGGATTCTGCGAAAGAAGCCATGCACATTCATAGGGGTTACCAAAGAGAAGAGAATCATACCGAAAACAAATCCAAAGCACAACATGTGAAAGAGACAAAGGCAAAAGAAGATGATCATGAAGGGCCAATTATGAGAACTTTAATCAATAGTAATGTACAAAGCATCAACAACTCGATTGTCTTCAACAGTTCCGTGTCGAAAAGGGACCCGGGCGTCCAATTCACGTTTCCTAAAGGTCTCAAAGAAGAAGAATCGTCAAAATTGCGCGAAAAAAAAGaaacttttgatgcaaagaAGATGCAGTTTGAAGTTACACCTTCCAAACAGGTTGCTTATGAGCCTCGAGTAAGAAGAAGGTGTTTGAAAGGGCTTCTCATGGAATCGAGCGATTCGGATTCAGATAATCCTGAAAAGAATAGTCGGCATGGCTGTCGATATGTTCGTGGAGAGAAGAGTGACATGAACATTCAAATAAACTAATGGCATTACATAAATAtaactataataaaaataagatgaaTGCAAGTACTATGATATGAATAAATTGACAAATGATTGATATTTGAtacatttcaataaaataatttaatttgttttcccaTCTGAATGTTCTTTTATTGCAAGTgattatgttttgtttgatttaaccgaaacatacaaattaaaaaatatatataagattttctCTCAAATGAGCTGAAAATTTGAGATAGTATTAAAGAGTTTTTAAGGAAAAAATGTTATGAACATGCTTCATGATTTTATGTTTTTGCATTTGACATCATTTGGAAGCTCAAATCCCCTGTTTTCTGAACTGCTGCAAGGCTGAAACATAAACTGGACAAGCAAATGGTTCATTGTTTGTAATTCGAAATTGATAAACTGATTTTATATATCTAGATTCAAATGGTGAAGGTTTGGTTTGTATTTggaatgaaaatcaaattcaaatttgtaaAAACCAGTAAGCTGTCCCTGCTGAAATTCCATTCTTGTAAGCTTTTCCCATTTGAAGCTGAAAATCtttcatgtttagttaaaacATCAATGAAAGGTTGTGTAAAAAACAAGGGTCATTTGTTAACgccaaattaaacaaaatgaattGCAAAGTTGGACAAAAGACATATTTTCTTGCAggaacttgattttttttatatgaaatgaTGCCAACACACTAGAGTAGCTCAAAGGTCTAAGGATAG
It encodes the following:
- the LOC124923836 gene encoding proteoglycan 4, whose translation is MADQRQQPSRFKFIWGGAGSTPPTTRTPIRSTSGLDQTTNPPIRRQSTRQTQPPPPSQSRPSVQPPTTRTPVRSASGLNIPKETKNEVEPKKLPQELDSIKKPEPSTTNDEKGSKTTNNSKETSKLASQESSKPTSTSQPEPSSMKPDLSGPKSATFEIKTSPKHPLEEEKTSKQTTQDSESSAAKESTLLVPQETTKPAISSPDILNPTPTSDESSISVSDLAQKTKSFTTKEPALLVPQETKNPTNSSQETLNPKSSISTSNIAQKPESSTTKEPALLVPQETTNPSTNSSPDTLNPKSSISTSDVAQKSESSTTKEPALLVPQETRNPPTSSPDTINPKSSISTSSTTKEPMLLVPQETTNPKTSSPKSETKTTQPKPEPETITKTEKLPQEADKTLVAATHDIIKIVRESNHKITSTNGGGDRIHPMKNEIKEDNNSSLVKKSGLDNPKYPIEGKQVTVITLAGENRGASMQLGSDSAKEAMHIHRGYQREENHTENKSKAQHVKETKAKEDDHEGPIMRTLINSNVQSINNSIVFNSSVSKRDPGVQFTFPKGLKEEESSKLREKKETFDAKKMQFEVTPSKQVAYEPRVRRRCLKGLLMESSDSDSDNPEKNSRHGCRYVRGEKSDMNIQIN